The DNA sequence ACTCGAAAATGTCCATAAAAAGTTTGGCGATTTCACAGCCGTGTCGGATATTTCCTTCAGCATTGAGAAGGGAAGTATATACGGACTCTTGGGTCCCAACGGTGCCGGAAAAACAACCACGCTCCGCATGATAATGGATATGATCGCACCGGATGCGGGCAGTATTACCTTCAGTGGCAATCGGCACATCCGAGATTTTTTGGATCAGATTGGATATCTGCCGGAGGAGCGCGGCTTATACCGCAAAATGAAGGTGCGGGATGTCATCCTTTTTATTGCCGAATTAAAAGGCTTATATAAGCAGCAAGCACTCGGTGAGATTGAGCGATGGTTGGAGAAAATGCAGCTGTCAGAATGGGCGAACAAGCGGATCGATGAGCTTTCTAAGGGGATGGCTCAGAAAATTCAGTTCATCACCACAGTGATTCACAAACCGGAGCTGATTATCCTTGATGAACCCTTTTCCGGTCTGGACCCCATTAACATGACGCTCCTCAAAGATATGATGCTTGAATTACGTGATAACGGCAGTACAATTATCTTCTCAACCCATGTCATGGAACAGGTGGAAAAACTCTGTGATCGCATCTGTCTTATACATCAAGGCGAGGTGTTGCTTGAAGGCGAACTCCGCGCTGTGAAGCGTGCCTTCGGCAAAAATTCCGTTGAGATTGAATGTGTAGGGAGTCTTGAACCGATTCGCAACTCCGCTTGGATTCAAGGAGTCAACGATTTTGGACAGTATGCTGAGGTAAAATTGAGAACCCCAGAAGACTACCGTTCATTGCTCCGTGAACTGGTTGAGAAGGGCATTGATGTGACACGATTTGAATTAGTTGAACCGACGTTACACGAAATTTTCGTCCAGAGCGTTGAAGCGCACGGAGGCGTCGTGCAAGATGCCGAATAAAATTATCACCGTCATTAAACGTGAATACATGACGCGGGTTAAATCTAAAGGGTTTCTTGCTTCCTTGTTTCTCATGCCGGTGTTGATGTGCGGGTTGGTGTTGTTGTCCAGTTTTCTCGCAATCATGGAGGACAAAACCCAAGAGATGAGAAAACTCGCAGTTATCGATGAGACGGGTGAAATCTTTGCAGAGATGCAAGCAGCTGTTGCAGGGCATTCGACCTTTCAACATAAAGGAGAACTCGTCTATCGACTCCATGAAGAGACTGCTACAACAGAGGAGGCAAGAACCGCACTCCGAGAGCGCGTCAACACAAAAGATCTCTACGCCTATCTTGAAATCCCGAAAGATGTTTTTGCCAACGGAGAGGTCCGCTTCTATGCCAGAACAGCGACGAATTTTGAGATACAAAGCGCATTCCGCCGTATCATCTCAGACATTGTCCGCGACAGACGGTTTGCTGAAAGTGGTTATTCTCGGAGCGAAGTCAGTCAACTGATGCGCTCCGTCAGATTCAACGCTTACGCTATTAAAAGCAGTAGGGGGAAGGATGGCACTGCGGAGGTTGAAAGTCCTATAGAGACAGGCGCGCGCATCGGACTCGGATACATTCTGGTTTTTGTGCTTTACATGTTTGTCCTTATCTACGCCAACTCCATCATGCGGAGTGTGCTTGAAGAAAAAACGACCCGAATCGTTGAAGTTATCATTTCATCGATTAAACCGCACCAACTCCTACTCGGCAAACTCGTTGGGGTCTGCTCTGTCTGTTTGACGATGTTCGCCATCTGGGTAGTATTCGGTGTGCTGTTGGTCATGAACATAGAGCCACTGCTCAGCATCTTTGGCATTGATAGCCT is a window from the Candidatus Poribacteria bacterium genome containing:
- a CDS encoding ATP-binding cassette domain-containing protein → MNLLQLENVHKKFGDFTAVSDISFSIEKGSIYGLLGPNGAGKTTTLRMIMDMIAPDAGSITFSGNRHIRDFLDQIGYLPEERGLYRKMKVRDVILFIAELKGLYKQQALGEIERWLEKMQLSEWANKRIDELSKGMAQKIQFITTVIHKPELIILDEPFSGLDPINMTLLKDMMLELRDNGSTIIFSTHVMEQVEKLCDRICLIHQGEVLLEGELRAVKRAFGKNSVEIECVGSLEPIRNSAWIQGVNDFGQYAEVKLRTPEDYRSLLRELVEKGIDVTRFELVEPTLHEIFVQSVEAHGGVVQDAE
- a CDS encoding ABC transporter permease translates to MPNKIITVIKREYMTRVKSKGFLASLFLMPVLMCGLVLLSSFLAIMEDKTQEMRKLAVIDETGEIFAEMQAAVAGHSTFQHKGELVYRLHEETATTEEARTALRERVNTKDLYAYLEIPKDVFANGEVRFYARTATNFEIQSAFRRIISDIVRDRRFAESGYSRSEVSQLMRSVRFNAYAIKSSRGKDGTAEVESPIETGARIGLGYILVFVLYMFVLIYANSIMRSVLEEKTTRIVEVIISSIKPHQLLLGKLVGVCSVCLTMFAIWVVFGVLLVMNIEPLLSIFGIDSLPIQFIQVIETIKASSAEVLTYFFIYFIVGFFMYSTLYAVVGAICSTEEEAQQTGVPLTMLIVVPFVLMFQLFRIPDSIVSVLLSHVPFFSPILMFMRINVLMPPLWEILLNILLMCVTVLLVTLISGKIYRIGILMYGKRPTLRQLWQWARY